A part of Caldicellulosiruptor owensensis OL genomic DNA contains:
- a CDS encoding sensor histidine kinase, translating to MIQYAKDISDKYRNNLDYSIEADNIANIINGSVSIYDANGNLIESHGRFMFGRTRNIERQVILDVLSGKTIYRTDQKTFQGSILITLGMPIINNNKIIAAIFIHTPLHDIQNDVRNVKNQIFILFIAALLASIIGAYVLSSLFTKPILKIIDAAKAIASGNYNIKIDIKNKDEIGELAKTITFMAHNLSKTEKLRRDFIANTTHELRTPLSIIKSYAEAIHDGILNQEQIKEYAYSIMVEADHLNSLINETLELSKLQSGAVQINLQPVNLKDLFREIVSEINIIKGNRNFWLFEDDIIIEADLKLLKRAFSNIIINAIHHTSDSGNIYIKAKKENNLVKISIKDDGDGIDDSDLPYIFNRFYSKNIKKGIGGLGLAIAKEIIQIHNGKINVFSKKGEGAEFVVELKL from the coding sequence ATGATTCAATATGCAAAAGACATTTCTGATAAATACAGGAACAACCTCGATTATTCAATCGAAGCAGACAATATCGCTAATATCATCAATGGAAGCGTATCAATATATGATGCAAATGGAAATTTGATAGAATCTCATGGCAGGTTTATGTTTGGAAGAACAAGGAACATTGAAAGACAAGTAATTTTAGATGTATTATCAGGAAAAACTATTTATCGAACAGACCAAAAAACATTTCAAGGAAGTATATTAATTACCTTAGGAATGCCTATAATTAACAATAATAAGATCATAGCGGCAATATTTATTCATACACCTTTGCATGACATTCAAAATGACGTTCGAAATGTCAAAAATCAAATCTTTATCCTTTTTATCGCTGCTCTTTTGGCATCAATCATTGGTGCATATGTACTTAGCAGTTTATTTACAAAACCCATTCTTAAGATCATTGATGCTGCTAAAGCTATAGCAAGTGGAAATTACAATATTAAAATTGATATTAAAAACAAAGACGAAATTGGTGAGCTTGCAAAAACCATAACATTTATGGCTCACAATCTTTCTAAGACCGAAAAGCTAAGGAGGGATTTTATAGCAAATACAACTCATGAACTGAGAACACCTCTTAGCATTATAAAAAGTTATGCTGAAGCTATACATGATGGTATACTGAATCAGGAACAAATTAAAGAGTATGCTTATTCAATTATGGTTGAAGCTGATCATCTGAATAGTCTTATAAACGAAACTCTTGAACTTTCAAAACTGCAGTCGGGTGCTGTGCAAATTAATTTGCAACCTGTCAATCTAAAAGACCTTTTTAGGGAAATTGTCAGTGAAATCAATATCATAAAGGGTAACAGAAATTTCTGGCTTTTCGAGGATGACATTATTATTGAGGCAGATTTAAAACTTTTAAAAAGAGCTTTTTCCAACATTATCATCAATGCAATCCACCACACAAGCGATTCAGGAAACATATATATAAAAGCTAAAAAAGAAAATAACCTTGTTAAAATCTCCATCAAGGACGATGGAGATGGCATTGATGATTCAGATTTACCTTATATTTTCAATAGATTCTACAGCAAAAATATTAAAAAGGGTATAGGTGGTTTAGGCTTAGCAATAGCCAAAGAAATAATACAAATACACAATGGAAAAATCAATGTATTTAGTAAAAAAGGAGAAGGTGCTGAGTTTGTGGTAGAACTGAAATTATAA
- a CDS encoding response regulator transcription factor has protein sequence MKILLIEDEEKLRKIIKLYLEKEGFEVKEASDGNEAIEKFQPSMYSVVILDVMLPQKDGWSVLREIRKKDDTPVIMLTARGEDDDKIFGFELGADDYVVKPVSPKEIVARVKAILKRSKKSSSDEILFIDKAAREVYVKGQKLNLTQKEYELLLYLYERQNIALSREQILNSVWGYEYYGDLRTVDTHIKNLREKLGELRDYIKTVRGYGYKFEVKK, from the coding sequence TTGAAGATACTGCTGATTGAAGATGAAGAAAAGCTCAGAAAAATAATAAAGTTATATCTTGAAAAAGAAGGGTTTGAAGTAAAAGAAGCATCGGATGGAAACGAAGCAATTGAAAAATTTCAGCCTTCAATGTACTCTGTTGTGATCTTAGATGTGATGCTGCCTCAAAAAGATGGCTGGAGTGTGTTAAGAGAAATAAGGAAAAAGGACGATACGCCAGTTATTATGCTAACAGCTCGTGGAGAGGATGATGATAAGATATTTGGATTTGAACTTGGTGCTGATGACTATGTTGTAAAGCCTGTAAGCCCCAAGGAGATTGTTGCACGTGTAAAGGCAATTTTAAAGAGAAGTAAAAAATCTAGTTCAGACGAGATTCTGTTCATTGATAAAGCAGCACGAGAGGTATATGTAAAAGGTCAAAAATTAAATCTTACCCAAAAAGAATATGAACTTCTATTGTATTTATACGAAAGACAAAATATTGCTCTTTCAAGAGAACAGATTTTAAACAGTGTATGGGGCTACGAATATTACGGTGACCTCAGAACTGTGGATACACATATTAAAAACTTGCGCGAAAAACTTGGTGAACTCAGAGATTATATAAAAACAGTAAGAGGATACGGATATAAATTTGAGGTGAAAAAATGA
- a CDS encoding DUF2680 domain-containing protein gives MKRRIGFVVAVALLVLALNLAAFAATSVSNTSSASATNTTALHMARGYGAQFMASVVSKLTGLTVDDVLKLKSQGQTFYQIALSKGVTVEKFKDAVYQQKAALVDQKVKDGIITKEQADAIKTQMKARIDSCNGQGYANRPQTGCGIFGGGNGQKQGSGQGRGSGYGRGKRGFTSGNSSGQSK, from the coding sequence ATGAAAAGAAGAATAGGTTTTGTGGTAGCCGTGGCTTTATTAGTGCTTGCCCTGAACTTAGCTGCTTTTGCCGCAACAAGTGTTTCAAACACCAGTTCAGCATCAGCGACTAATACCACAGCTTTGCACATGGCGAGAGGATATGGTGCTCAGTTCATGGCATCAGTTGTATCAAAACTGACAGGTCTTACGGTTGATGATGTTTTGAAACTAAAATCACAAGGACAAACTTTCTACCAGATAGCTTTGTCAAAAGGTGTGACAGTTGAGAAGTTTAAAGATGCTGTATATCAACAAAAAGCTGCTTTAGTTGACCAGAAAGTAAAAGATGGCATTATTACAAAAGAACAGGCGGATGCAATAAAAACACAGATGAAAGCACGAATTGATAGCTGCAACGGACAGGGTTACGCAAACAGACCACAAACTGGGTGCGGAATATTTGGTGGTGGAAACGGGCAAAAGCAAGGTTCAGGGCAAGGCAGAGGTAGTGGCTACGGCAGAGGTAAGAGAGGTTTTACAAGTGGAAATTCTTCAGGTCAATCGAAATAA
- a CDS encoding iron ABC transporter substrate-binding protein, whose protein sequence is MKGKGFCLDYFRVIKKVVGIFLILGLFLSIIPDTFYGQAKQEKSSQKLIITDLLGRRVEIENKKNKRIVAIGPGALRLVLYVNGTKNIVGVENAEKAWEEGSRTYIMAYPQLKKLPVIGQGGADSSPDPEKLISVKPDVIFAASFLDRAKADNLQQKTNVPVVVLDYGNKLLFDQNVYKSLRIIGQIVGKIERAEELINYMQRLKGFFHSRTKDIPNSKKPKVYIGAISFKGGHGFESTWGRYFPFMAINVLNVADTSGKEGWFMVDKEKILEWDPDIIFVDEANLDIIKQDYKKNPEFYKSLSAFKNGRVYGQLPYNFYWTNIDTVIANTFWIAKTVYPERFKDVDPVKRADEVYKFFLGKPLYSKMAKKFGGFTKIKFD, encoded by the coding sequence ATGAAAGGCAAAGGTTTTTGTTTGGATTATTTCAGGGTAATAAAAAAGGTGGTAGGTATTTTCTTGATTTTGGGGCTTTTTTTGTCAATTATACCTGACACATTTTATGGTCAGGCAAAACAAGAAAAGTCTTCTCAAAAGCTAATCATCACAGACCTTCTTGGCAGAAGGGTAGAGATTGAAAATAAGAAAAACAAAAGAATTGTTGCGATAGGTCCTGGGGCACTCAGACTTGTTTTATATGTCAATGGAACAAAGAATATAGTTGGAGTTGAAAATGCAGAAAAAGCATGGGAAGAAGGTTCGAGAACATATATCATGGCATATCCTCAACTGAAGAAACTTCCTGTTATTGGGCAGGGTGGAGCAGATTCTTCTCCTGACCCTGAAAAACTTATTTCTGTAAAGCCGGATGTAATATTTGCTGCAAGTTTTTTGGATAGGGCAAAAGCAGATAATCTTCAGCAAAAGACTAATGTTCCAGTAGTTGTTCTTGATTATGGAAATAAACTTTTGTTTGATCAAAATGTATACAAGTCTTTAAGAATCATAGGACAAATTGTGGGAAAAATTGAAAGGGCTGAAGAACTCATAAATTACATGCAGAGATTAAAAGGCTTTTTTCACAGCAGAACAAAAGATATTCCAAATTCTAAAAAACCGAAGGTGTATATTGGTGCAATAAGCTTTAAAGGTGGACACGGTTTTGAAAGTACGTGGGGAAGATATTTTCCTTTTATGGCTATTAATGTATTAAATGTTGCAGACACCAGTGGAAAAGAAGGATGGTTTATGGTTGATAAAGAAAAGATCTTAGAATGGGACCCGGACATTATATTTGTTGATGAAGCAAATCTTGATATTATAAAGCAGGATTATAAGAAAAACCCTGAGTTTTATAAGTCTCTTTCAGCTTTCAAGAATGGAAGAGTCTATGGGCAGCTTCCGTATAACTTCTACTGGACTAATATTGATACAGTAATTGCTAATACTTTCTGGATTGCCAAGACGGTGTATCCTGAAAGATTCAAGGATGTTGACCCTGTAAAGAGAGCTGATGAGGTTTATAAATTTTTCTTGGGTAAACCACTTTACAGCAAAATGGCGAAAAAGTTTGGCGGGTTTACAAAGATAAAATTTGACTAA
- a CDS encoding FecCD family ABC transporter permease, giving the protein MKKDTIQNEYKKLAAKKIAFLIILLTLTAVLAVYAIMIGTSNLSFFDVLQTLIGKGNERTRLIVFNIRLVRVLAAILAGIGLAIGGSATQTLLHNPLASPFTLGVSQGAAFGAAVGIILLGGGTTSSSASDSVVILHPSIVVTCAFLGSMISSIVVILLAQFKKFSPESVVLSGVALSSLFSAATTIIQYFASDVKIAALVFWTFGDIGRASMDDVKILCVFVLLSWLYFFKNVWDYNAIESGEDVAKSLGVNVERKRIAGIFISSFVTSVVVAFLGIIGFICLLGPHIARRFVGNDQRFLIAASGLVGGFLLLLSDTVARLIISPIVLPVGAVTSFLGAPLFLYLLIRRKRT; this is encoded by the coding sequence ATGAAAAAAGATACAATACAGAATGAATACAAGAAATTAGCTGCAAAAAAAATAGCTTTTTTGATTATTTTGCTAACCCTGACAGCTGTATTAGCAGTTTATGCAATAATGATTGGTACATCGAATTTAAGTTTTTTTGACGTTTTACAGACACTGATAGGAAAAGGCAATGAAAGAACAAGATTGATTGTTTTTAATATAAGACTTGTAAGAGTGCTTGCCGCTATTTTAGCTGGTATTGGTCTTGCGATAGGTGGAAGTGCAACGCAGACTCTTCTTCACAACCCGTTAGCTTCACCCTTTACACTTGGGGTGTCGCAGGGTGCTGCGTTTGGGGCAGCAGTTGGCATAATCTTGCTTGGCGGTGGCACCACTTCGTCTTCTGCTTCTGACTCTGTTGTAATTCTTCATCCCTCAATTGTAGTTACCTGTGCATTTTTGGGGTCAATGATATCAAGCATAGTTGTCATTTTGCTTGCACAGTTTAAAAAATTTTCACCGGAAAGTGTTGTACTCTCTGGTGTTGCTCTAAGTTCACTTTTTTCTGCTGCAACAACCATTATCCAATATTTTGCATCAGATGTTAAGATTGCAGCACTTGTTTTTTGGACGTTTGGTGATATTGGGAGAGCATCGATGGACGATGTAAAAATTTTATGTGTATTTGTTCTACTTTCATGGCTATACTTTTTCAAAAATGTCTGGGACTACAACGCAATTGAAAGTGGGGAGGATGTTGCAAAAAGTCTTGGTGTGAATGTTGAAAGGAAAAGAATTGCCGGGATTTTTATCAGCAGCTTTGTAACATCTGTTGTAGTTGCTTTTCTGGGGATAATTGGTTTTATATGCTTATTGGGACCACACATAGCAAGAAGGTTTGTGGGAAATGACCAGAGATTTTTAATTGCAGCATCCGGTCTTGTTGGCGGTTTTTTGCTTCTTTTATCTGATACAGTTGCAAGGCTTATAATTTCTCCAATTGTGTTGCCTGTTGGAGCGGTAACTTCTTTTCTTGGTGCCCCGCTATTTTTATATCTCTTGATCAGGAGGAAGAGAACATAA
- a CDS encoding ABC transporter ATP-binding protein: MLEVQGLNFAFKDFEVLKEIKLKVQKGQFVSILGNNGAGKSTFLKCIARILKPQSGIIMIDGKDISYYSSNDLAKVVGYVPQRYTSTRLTVFESILIGRKPHFAGITPSKEDLQMVESVIEKFGLKHLAFRYLDELSGGEMQKVVIARAVAQQPKILLLDEPINNLDLKNQIEVLSILKKLSRENEILVISVLHDLNLAIKFSDYFVFIKDKCVFASGGREIISPEIISNVYGIEVKIETSDNQLFVVPVIRMI; the protein is encoded by the coding sequence ATGCTTGAAGTTCAAGGACTCAATTTTGCTTTTAAAGATTTTGAGGTGTTAAAAGAGATAAAATTAAAAGTTCAAAAAGGACAGTTTGTATCAATCCTGGGCAACAACGGTGCTGGTAAATCCACTTTTTTAAAGTGTATAGCAAGAATTTTAAAACCACAAAGTGGCATAATTATGATTGATGGCAAGGATATAAGCTATTATTCATCAAATGATCTTGCCAAGGTTGTCGGATATGTTCCACAAAGATATACAAGTACAAGGCTTACGGTGTTTGAGTCAATCCTGATTGGCAGAAAACCGCATTTTGCGGGTATAACACCTTCTAAAGAGGATTTGCAGATGGTTGAGAGTGTTATAGAGAAGTTTGGGCTAAAACATCTTGCTTTCAGGTATTTGGATGAGCTAAGCGGTGGTGAAATGCAAAAGGTTGTGATAGCACGTGCTGTTGCTCAGCAGCCAAAAATCTTGCTTTTAGATGAGCCAATAAACAATCTTGATTTGAAAAATCAGATAGAGGTATTGAGTATTTTAAAAAAGCTGTCAAGAGAAAATGAGATTCTGGTAATTAGTGTTCTGCATGATTTAAATCTAGCAATAAAATTTTCTGACTATTTTGTATTTATAAAAGACAAGTGTGTATTTGCATCAGGTGGCAGGGAGATTATCAGTCCTGAGATTATATCAAATGTGTATGGAATAGAAGTAAAAATAGAAACTTCGGACAACCAGCTTTTTGTTGTTCCTGTAATTCGGATGATATAA
- the tsaA gene encoding tRNA (N6-threonylcarbamoyladenosine(37)-N6)-methyltransferase TrmO: MQLVPIGIFHTCYKTKDEAPRQGRDSEDIAYIEVFEKYIDGLKDIEEAKYLIILYWAHEAKRDTLVTKTPFSDVPKGVFACRSPNRPNPILLDIAQLIDRKGNVLVVKGIDAIDSSPVLDIKPFYTEIDVPEEILSSCNKKEESGT; this comes from the coding sequence ATGCAGCTTGTTCCAATTGGTATATTTCACACTTGCTACAAAACAAAAGACGAAGCCCCTCGTCAGGGAAGAGATTCTGAGGATATTGCATATATAGAAGTTTTTGAAAAATACATTGATGGATTAAAGGATATAGAAGAAGCCAAGTATCTTATAATTCTTTACTGGGCACATGAGGCTAAAAGAGATACGCTTGTGACAAAAACTCCTTTTTCAGATGTACCTAAAGGTGTATTTGCTTGCAGGTCGCCAAACAGACCAAATCCAATTCTATTGGATATTGCTCAGCTTATAGATAGAAAAGGAAATGTCCTGGTTGTAAAAGGAATAGATGCTATTGACAGCTCACCTGTTTTGGATATAAAACCTTTTTATACAGAGATTGATGTACCAGAAGAGATTTTAAGCAGCTGTAATAAAAAAGAGGAGAGTGGCACTTAA
- a CDS encoding FmdE family protein, translated as MKKELWQKCVEFHGHSCPGLAIGFRACEAATEKLDLTFSKDEEVVCITETDACGVDAIQVILGTTIGKGNLILKDRGKHAFTFFRRDTNEGIRVVFKGFEKDVPREERLKIILSAPLSQLFELKQPKDNIPPPARIFKSIECTGCGEKTAENKIRVLDGKFYCLDCFEEYSRGWER; from the coding sequence ATGAAAAAAGAACTCTGGCAAAAATGTGTAGAGTTTCACGGACATAGTTGTCCTGGTCTTGCAATAGGATTTAGAGCTTGTGAAGCTGCAACAGAAAAGCTTGATCTTACTTTTTCAAAAGATGAAGAGGTTGTGTGTATAACAGAGACAGATGCCTGTGGTGTTGATGCTATTCAGGTTATTTTGGGAACTACTATTGGAAAAGGAAATCTAATTTTGAAGGACAGAGGCAAGCATGCATTTACCTTTTTCAGGCGCGACACTAATGAAGGAATAAGGGTTGTTTTTAAAGGTTTTGAAAAAGACGTGCCACGTGAGGAAAGACTCAAAATTATACTTAGTGCGCCACTTTCACAGCTGTTTGAACTAAAACAGCCAAAAGATAATATTCCACCTCCTGCTCGCATCTTCAAAAGCATTGAATGTACAGGGTGTGGTGAAAAGACAGCAGAGAATAAAATAAGAGTTTTGGACGGGAAGTTTTACTGTCTTGACTGTTTTGAAGAATACTCAAGAGGATGGGAAAGATAA
- a CDS encoding DUF3842 family protein, translating to MVIAVLDGQGAGIGREFIKKAKKEFKDKIKIVALATNKVALQNMLKNGADTGYCGEDEIVYFLSNFVPDAIVGPIGILTCGGIGGEITAKIAQTVFSLECKKYIIPLNLHGIFIPGTLNLSIKEIFNHIIEDIALNIKKEDRSLSFPSS from the coding sequence ATGGTAATTGCGGTTTTGGATGGCCAAGGAGCAGGGATCGGAAGGGAGTTTATAAAAAAAGCGAAAAAAGAGTTTAAAGATAAAATAAAAATTGTTGCACTTGCAACTAACAAAGTAGCATTGCAAAACATGCTTAAAAACGGTGCAGATACAGGATATTGCGGTGAAGACGAAATTGTTTATTTTTTATCAAATTTTGTGCCGGATGCAATTGTGGGACCTATTGGAATTTTGACATGCGGTGGAATTGGTGGTGAAATAACAGCAAAGATAGCCCAGACGGTATTTTCTCTTGAGTGCAAAAAGTACATCATTCCTCTTAATCTGCATGGAATATTTATTCCTGGCACACTTAATCTTTCAATTAAGGAGATATTTAATCACATAATTGAAGATATAGCCCTTAACATAAAAAAAGAGGACAGGAGTTTATCTTTCCCATCCTCTTGA
- the cheB gene encoding chemotaxis-specific protein-glutamate methyltransferase CheB, giving the protein MKRILIVDDSELMCGIIKGALRGLEEDNVIFVATNPLIAIRKANLFKIDLALIDYEMPYMNGILLIDYLKEINPLTKILMVSAYTQPSAQITLEALNRGAVDYILKPSNTEEFNEFKKDLLEKVKYVLFQNGYTSYGLKKKDSTQSTTTKNLALQLYKDKSLLVERVRRSKVIAIGISTGGPPVLEKIFTSLKKDFSIPILVVQHMPPTFTKALAERLSKVSQRQVKEAEDREKVENGVIYIARGGVHLAVEKILGKYYIRLLDNVEKVNSHKPSCDILFSSVAEWYGENATGIIMTGMGCDGANGLLEMKKQGALTIAQSKESCVVFGMPRVAIEKGAVEAVLSVEDIIKILNEV; this is encoded by the coding sequence ATGAAAAGGATTTTAATTGTAGATGATTCTGAGCTGATGTGTGGAATTATAAAAGGGGCTTTGAGGGGTTTGGAAGAGGATAATGTTATATTTGTAGCAACAAATCCCCTTATTGCAATAAGAAAGGCCAATTTATTCAAGATTGATTTGGCACTAATTGATTATGAAATGCCTTACATGAATGGAATTTTGCTTATTGACTATTTAAAAGAGATAAATCCGCTGACTAAGATTTTAATGGTTTCTGCTTATACACAACCGTCAGCACAGATTACTCTTGAAGCGTTAAATAGGGGTGCAGTTGATTATATATTAAAGCCTTCTAATACAGAGGAGTTCAATGAGTTTAAAAAAGATTTATTAGAAAAGGTTAAATACGTTCTTTTCCAGAATGGTTATACTTCCTACGGGTTAAAGAAAAAAGATTCAACACAATCCACAACCACTAAAAATTTAGCACTTCAACTGTACAAGGATAAATCCCTTTTGGTAGAAAGAGTTAGAAGAAGCAAAGTAATAGCAATTGGAATTTCAACCGGGGGTCCACCTGTTTTAGAAAAGATTTTTACATCTCTTAAGAAGGATTTTTCAATACCAATTTTGGTTGTTCAGCATATGCCTCCAACTTTTACAAAGGCCCTGGCAGAGAGACTTAGCAAGGTTTCACAAAGACAGGTAAAAGAAGCAGAAGATAGAGAGAAAGTAGAAAATGGAGTTATTTACATAGCCAGAGGTGGTGTACACCTTGCAGTAGAAAAAATTTTAGGTAAGTATTACATAAGACTTCTTGATAATGTTGAAAAAGTGAATAGTCACAAGCCGTCTTGTGATATTTTATTCAGTTCAGTTGCAGAGTGGTATGGAGAAAACGCAACAGGAATAATAATGACCGGGATGGGATGTGATGGAGCAAATGGACTTCTGGAGATGAAAAAACAGGGGGCATTGACTATTGCCCAGAGCAAAGAATCATGTGTTGTTTTTGGCATGCCGAGGGTGGCTATAGAAAAAGGAGCAGTAGAAGCAGTATTGAGTGTTGAGGATATTATAAAGATTTTAAATGAAGTGTAA
- a CDS encoding 2-phosphosulfolactate phosphatase family protein, giving the protein MKIVTFSHYKDVDEKEIKDSVAIVIDLLRATSVMIWAISNGAEKIIPVESIEEAKLFKSVEDAFLIGGERGGLKIEGFDLDNSPFSYKKEIVLGRTIVMTTTNGTRALKRAAMAKRIFLGSFINAQKTAEYILKEALKNDIQKITIVCAGTEEKFTLEDILCAGYFVDMFKNGLGVVEIDDLSLASFELYKKFENDPHKILKYSYHYNRLKQLGFEKDLEFCLRKDFVDCICEYKNLVVEKVLVDV; this is encoded by the coding sequence TTGAAGATAGTTACATTTTCACACTACAAAGATGTTGATGAAAAAGAGATAAAAGATTCTGTTGCTATTGTGATAGACTTATTGAGAGCAACTTCTGTTATGATATGGGCAATCTCAAATGGGGCAGAAAAGATTATTCCTGTTGAGTCTATTGAAGAGGCAAAACTTTTTAAAAGTGTTGAAGATGCTTTTCTAATTGGTGGTGAAAGAGGAGGATTAAAAATAGAGGGGTTTGACCTTGACAACTCACCTTTTTCTTACAAAAAAGAAATTGTTTTGGGCAGGACAATTGTCATGACAACAACAAACGGAACAAGAGCCCTCAAAAGAGCAGCTATGGCCAAAAGAATTTTTCTTGGTTCATTTATAAATGCCCAGAAAACTGCAGAGTATATATTAAAAGAAGCTTTAAAAAATGATATACAAAAAATAACAATTGTATGTGCAGGCACAGAAGAGAAGTTTACCCTTGAAGATATCCTGTGTGCGGGATATTTTGTTGATATGTTTAAAAATGGTCTTGGGGTTGTTGAGATTGATGATCTATCCTTGGCTTCATTTGAGCTATATAAAAAATTTGAAAATGACCCTCATAAAATATTAAAATATTCATATCACTATAATCGTTTAAAACAACTTGGGTTTGAAAAAGACCTTGAGTTTTGTCTCAGAAAAGACTTTGTAGATTGTATTTGTGAGTATAAAAACCTTGTTGTAGAGAAGGTGCTTGTTGATGTTTGA
- a CDS encoding DUF6512 family protein: MFEIYLSSYSKRIYRKRAKITSFVGMICILLTSSLLHFGFEFFGRIKWTAIIFAVNESIWEHLKIGFFGGFIFYIIEYIIYGRRFENFVVGKSIALFLIPFLTAVFYFLYTAFLTDNLFLDILTLVLAVIIAQLVSLKIVLSQKKIKKAPFVILVILLLILFPLLTYFPPKIPQLFYDFAHKKYGI; encoded by the coding sequence ATGTTTGAGATTTATCTTTCGTCATATTCAAAGAGGATTTATAGAAAAAGAGCTAAAATTACAAGTTTTGTAGGAATGATTTGTATTCTTTTAACATCTTCTCTTTTGCATTTTGGATTTGAGTTTTTCGGGAGGATAAAATGGACGGCAATAATTTTTGCGGTGAATGAGAGCATTTGGGAACATCTCAAGATAGGATTTTTTGGTGGCTTTATTTTCTACATAATTGAATATATAATCTACGGAAGAAGGTTTGAAAATTTTGTTGTGGGAAAGTCAATAGCCCTTTTTTTAATTCCTTTTTTAACAGCTGTATTTTATTTTTTGTACACTGCGTTTTTAACTGATAATCTTTTTTTGGATATATTAACACTTGTTTTGGCAGTCATAATTGCTCAGCTTGTCAGTCTTAAAATCGTACTCTCACAAAAGAAAATTAAAAAAGCTCCTTTTGTGATACTGGTAATTTTACTTTTAATTCTATTTCCGCTGCTTACATACTTTCCACCGAAAATTCCTCAGCTTTTTTACGACTTTGCTCACAAAAAGTATGGGATATAA